A segment of the Nitrospina gracilis 3/211 genome:
ACGGATGCGCCGGGCGGTTTCGCCCAGGTTGATGAAGTGGAAATAGCAATAGCCCAGCATGCCGTAGGTGACCACATTCACAAACAAAAGCGCTGCGGCCTCGTTCAATGCCAAACCCGAACCCTGGGCGATCACCCATTCCCCGCCCAGCAAGGCTCCCATGCCCGCCGCAAAGCCGAGGTAAACGGATTTGAGCAGGCCCCACCGTCCCCACCGGGCCACGGCAATCTGGATCAACACATTGATCGCAAGGCACAAAACGGGGTTCAGAACATGGGCGATTTCACGTGCCGTCACCATCGGCTCAGCCTCCCTTTCCGGCCTTGAACAGCGACCGGTACACCACGAACAGGCGCGCCATCAGACGGCCTTTCGGCGTCAAGCGGTAGCGCCCGTCCTCCAGCACTGCCATCTTGTCGGTCAGAAGATCGCGCAGGCGCGGCTTCACCAGCACATCGTCGTTCATGCGCTCAAAAAACGTTTCCACCGGCAGGCCCGGTTTGCCCGCTTCGGCCACGGCCTGCACCATGACAAGTGACGGACTGTCCGCTTCCAGACCGGAGTAAGTGATCATGTACGCCAGCGTGAACGCGGTGAACATCAGAGCGATGTGCAGGAACTGCGCCCAGCGGGTGGGCGCGGTCACACCGAACAGAGAGGCTTCCGGGTTCGTCCACAACACGGCGGATCCCAGCACCAGAGTGCCGAAGAATATCTGCAACAGCACCTTGGTCTGGCGCTGCGGCAGGCGGATTTTCCAAATGATGAGGTGCAGGGCCAGTGCCAGAATCAGCAGGGCCAGGCCCCAGACAAGAACTTGCATTGGAAACGGATACAGGTTGAAAGAAAAGGATTACGCCAAACACCCCAAAGGTGCGTGGCGGCGCCACGGGGGTTCCACCCGTTTTACTTTTTAACTTTATACAAGGTGTTTTCGGTGGCGTAGCGACGCGAGGTCGAACTGCCCGCGACAAATTCGTCCTTGGCCACCTTGCTTTTCTTGCTGAAATAGAAATCCCGCACCAGACGGAGATAGCCTCGCGCCACACGCAGAAGTGACGGATAGGACACCGCCTTGGACTTCCCTTCCAGCCGCAGGCCCAGCCGGTACGGCACTTCCGCAAACAGGTATCCCTTTTTCACCGCACGGATCAGGATGTCGGTCTGGAAGAAAAAGCTGGCGCTCCGGTATTCGAGTTCTTTCAGGATGCATTTGCGGTAGAGCACGGTGCCGTTGGTGTAGTTGAAATTGACCATGAAGGTGGAGTTGATGACACTGCGGTATACAAACGAAAGGATATTACGGAAGACGCTGCGCACGCCGCGGTTGTACACAAAGGGGATGACGATGTCCACGTGCTCCAGCAGGCGGATGTACTGCATGATTTCCCAGGGATCGTTTTCGTTGTCGCCGGGAAGCATGATGACGATTTCATTGGCCGCGTCGTCCACCCCTTCCCAGAAGGATGCACCGATGCCGCGCGGTTTTTCGTGATGGATCACCCGCACGCGCGGGTCGCGAGCCATGAACTCCTCGACGATTTGCGGCGTGCGGTCGCGGCTACCGTCATTGACGGCAATGATCTCGCCGGGAATGGAAAAGTGGTCCAGCGCATCCAGCGTATTCTGCAAGGCAAGCGCGATGTGCGCTTCCTCGTTCAGCGCCGGCATGATGACGCTGATCGTCGGATGATCCCCCATAAGCTTGTCTGTATCCGGCATCCCCCGCCCCCTCAGGTTGGTGCCTCAGGCAACCGCTACGCGCTGGCCTGCTGGTTCATGATCATGGTGTCGAGTATGCAGTGACAGATGGCGTGGTGCAGCACCTCAACCGGCCCGTATCCCAGGAACGGCACGTAGAAATTGAGGTCGCCCTTGACCCGCAGCGGGTTTTCCTCCTTGAACCCGGAAAACGTCACCACATGACACCCACGTTCGCGCGCCGCCTTGACGCCGTTGTGGATGTTCTCCGAATTGCCGGAACTGCTGATGGCGAACAGGATGTCGCCGGGATCGGCCAGAAACTCGATCGGTTTCTGGAACACGTACTCGTAGCCGAAATCGTTGCCGATGCAGGTCAACAGGGCACCGTCGTTGAACGCGGTGGCCCGTTTCCCGCCGGCCTTGGTGAAGTCGGTCGCCATGTGGCTGGCGATGGAAGCGCTCGCTCCGTTGCCGATGAACATAAGGCGTTTTC
Coding sequences within it:
- a CDS encoding glycosyltransferase family 2 protein — encoded protein: MPDTDKLMGDHPTISVIMPALNEEAHIALALQNTLDALDHFSIPGEIIAVNDGSRDRTPQIVEEFMARDPRVRVIHHEKPRGIGASFWEGVDDAANEIVIMLPGDNENDPWEIMQYIRLLEHVDIVIPFVYNRGVRSVFRNILSFVYRSVINSTFMVNFNYTNGTVLYRKCILKELEYRSASFFFQTDILIRAVKKGYLFAEVPYRLGLRLEGKSKAVSYPSLLRVARGYLRLVRDFYFSKKSKVAKDEFVAGSSTSRRYATENTLYKVKK
- a CDS encoding SIS domain-containing protein, which translates into the protein MQRMVEEYFGNLKKAMDGIMVTGQNGETYSFPDGVVAAVELINKQSQAGKRLMFIGNGASASIASHMATDFTKAGGKRATAFNDGALLTCIGNDFGYEYVFQKPIEFLADPGDILFAISSSGNSENIHNGVKAARERGCHVVTFSGFKEENPLRVKGDLNFYVPFLGYGPVEVLHHAICHCILDTMIMNQQASA